The following are from one region of the Syngnathus acus chromosome 19, fSynAcu1.2, whole genome shotgun sequence genome:
- the LOC119137814 gene encoding PH and SEC7 domain-containing protein 1-like isoform X2, with translation MSQPGKVLHVYVEVRSTSDPSAGGKTFREGPPLDHLKLKDNTQDLLCQLASRSPTEHQTLAPKALHRCPSSHSGGSPLTSSSRASERWSLPCDTKPSTMSCSNSKEGRDGKRSVVSFSYVQKSKVKTISGPGNGQERAHQVHKRLCEPFWFGSPKLTFPPSGSRHAVDTTGKTLEDFGSPLLKLKAAHAPGRATWSRTCRSGRCRSLSRSPALIHQERWGGRPQSPGSDWRPLPSPSSSPRPADIAEGLNQLSDVPKRSAPRWIHPKESGPTCPQQSLEMNIPVHAAASDAGRPFRQPGRLPLPPRLHRPSHPPTELGSPLRDPGVSLAELRPPDSPTLHRRRTPQYTGADRRASGCQERGDRSELTRKAFARTEGTPAEKEPSGAPNPNPVPDGEQTGGGLPARASPTTPQKRAERRRRERLLLGPVVPDSPDEEREHPLAGSWPSSSGVTGSLGERECLSPESLQSGETRASTSGIQTDSATPVLSLHCQKMARAKWEFLFGPEEGAGSGPATPPSGNSSESPTPTPPSSLPTLAASHHVRHVEVELVTPSPETGVIRRSLKYSETDLDAVPLRCYRETDIDELLTGGRDDRDSAFGSDRSLRGGSPGGSGPRPRKGKVEEAGSGEGERDEDQWEEVVSWASVRMRGDERKRRDAAWDQERGFPRMKKAAECFSDRHQAALKSPVRLRGPGRAAEDAFSRHFESVVESARAKGTSYRSLDDPDSDATRPPSSERLSGGSEDTPPGRRGYSRPPSPSHEFGRRLADQYLRLSDFSGLPLDGALRAFLKQVALLGGSPERERLLWHFSRRYSLCNQSHFPSEDAVLALTWALVALNADLHGPNVCDKMSCPQFVSNLDGLNDGRHFPKHLLKALYNSIKTQKLQWTLDEEELRKSFSELGDSLCDSSRSAKGGGGDDDDDDDDETTADEAASRGPPLYKNGFLVRKVHADSDGKRTPRGKRGWKTFYAILKGLILYLQKGEYRADKPLTDDDLKNAVSIHHSLAIQAADYSKRANVFYLRTADWRLFLFQAPNAEQMHSWITSINTVAATFSAPPLPPAVGSQKKFSRPPLPGNVSKLSQEEQLRSHEARLRAVSSELAELRSCPPQGKLKATELERDQHLHFEKTRYETYVALLRAETEAGPGAEPGGEPEDEGAFQRARSSPSLPDCGQAGGTRAGGKPRQDVQRHSYRQAVKK, from the exons ATGTCTCAACCCGGGAAAGTCCTCCACGTCTATGTCGAAGTCAGGTCGACCTCCGATCCTAGTGCAGGCGGAAAGACCTTTAGAGAAGGCCCTCCTCTGGACCACTTGAAACTTAAGGACAACACTCAGGACCTCCTGTGCCAGCTTGCCAGCCGGAGCCCCACCGAGCATCAGACCCTTGCTCCTAAAGCGCTCCACCGGTGTCCTTCTTCACACTCTGGAGGATCTCCACTCACTTCATCTTCCCGGGCATCCGAGCGCTGGAGTCTACCATGTGACACGAAGCCCTCCACCATGTCCTGCTCCAACAGCAAAGAGGGGCGAGACGGGAAGCGCTCTGTGGTCTCCTTCAGTTACGTACAGAAGTCCAAGGTGAAGACCATAAGCGGTCCGGGCAACGGTCAGGAAAGAGCCCACCAGGTTCACAAAAGACTTTGCGAGCCTTTTTGGTTTGGCAGTCCCAAATTAACTTTCCCACCTTCAGGTTCCCGACACGCCGTGGACACAACCGGCAAGACTTTGGAGGACTTTGGATCTCCGTTGCTGAAGCTCAAAGCGGCTCACGCGCCGGGGCGCGCCACGTGGTCTCGGACCTGCCGTTCGGGCCGTTGTCGGTCCCTGTCCCGCTCTCCCGCGCTGATACACCAGgagaggtggggggggcggcCCCAGAGTCCAGGGTCAGACTGGCGCCCCCTGCCGTCTCCGAGCAGCTCCCCGAGACCGGCTGACATCGCGGAAGGCTTAAACCAGTTGAGTGACGTCCCGAAACGATCCGCCCCTCGCTGGATTCATCCCAAAGAATCCGGTCCCACTTGTCCACAGCAAAGCCTCGAGATGAATATCCCGGTCCACGCGGCAGCCTCGGACGCAGGACGACCCTTCCGCCAGCCGGGCCGGCTCCCCCTTCCCCCCCGCCTCCATCGCCCCTCTCACCCTCCTACCGAGCTGGGCTCTCCCCTCAGGGACCCCGGGGTGTCCCTGGCCGAGCTCCGACCGCCCGACAGCCCCACCCTGCATCGGCGCCGGACGCCCCAGTACACCGGCGCTGACCGGAGAGCCTCGGGGTGCCAAGAACGGGGAGATCGCTCGGAGTTGACTCGCAAAGCCTTTGCGAGGACGGAGGGGACGCCGGCGGAGAAGGAGCCGAGCGGCgctcctaaccctaacccggtCCCGGACGGCGAGCAGACTGGCGGCGGCCTGCCCGCACGGGCCAGCCCGACCACGCCACAGAAGCGAGCTGagcggaggaggagagagCGCCTCCTGCTGGGTCCCGTGGTCCCGGATTCTCCGGATGAGGAGCGTGAGCACCCTTTGGCGGGATCCTGGCCCAGCTCCAGCGGGGTGACGGGCAGCTTGGGAGAGCGGGAGTGCTTGTCACCCGAGTCCCTTCAGTCCGGCGAGACCAGAGCCTCCACCTCTGGCATACAG ACGGACAGCGCGACGCCCGTCCTGTCGCTACACTGTCAGAAGATGGCTCGGGCCAAGTGGGAGTTTCTCTTTGGACCCGAAGAAGGCGCCGGGAGCGGGCCCGCAA CACCCCCAAGCGGAAACTCCAGCGAGTCGCCCACCCCCACGCCGCCCTCCTCCCTGCCGACGCTCGCCGCCAGCCATCACGTTCGACACGTGGAGgtggagttggtgaccccgtCCCCCGAAACGGGCGTTATCCGCCGCAGCCTCAAGTACTCGGAGACGGACCTGGACGCCGTCCCGCTGCGCTGCTACCGAGAGACGGACATCGACGAGCTGCTGACGGGCGGGCGGGACGACCGCGACTCGGCCTTCGGGAGCGACAGAAGCCTCCGCGGGGGGAGTCCCGGGGGCTCGGGCCCAAGGCCTCGCAAGGGAAAAGTCGAGGAAGCTGGGAGCGGAGAAGGAGAGCGGGACGAGGACCAGTGGGAAGAGGTGGTGAGCTGGGCCAGCGTGAGAATGCGAGGAGACGAGAGGAAGCGGCGGGACGCGGCGTGGGATCAGGAACGAGGCTTCCCACGCATGAAAAA AGCGGCCGAGTGTTTCTCGGACCGGCACCAGGCGGCGCTCAAGTCGCCGGTCCGGCTACGGGGCCCCGGCCGCGCCGCCGAGGACGCCTTCAGCCGCCATTTTGAGAGCGTCGTGGAGTCGGCGCGCGCCAAGGGGACGTCCTACCGCAGCCTGGACGACCCCGACTCGGACGCCACGCGGCCTCCGTCCAGCGAGCGGCTGAGCGGCGGCTCGGAAGACACGCCCCCCGGGAGGCGGGGCTACTCCCGCCCGCCGTCTCCCAG CCACGAGTTTGGCCGCCGGCTGGCTGACCAATACCTACGCCTCTCTGACTTCTCGGGTCTCCCTCTGGACGGAGCGCtcag GGCGTTCCTGAAGCAGGTGGCGCTGTTGGGCGGCAGTCCAGAGCGGGAGCGGTTGCTCTGGCATTTCTCCCGCCGTTACTCGCTGTGCAACCAAAGCCATTTTCCCTCCGAGG ATGCCGTGCTGGCGCTGACGTGGGCGCTGGTGGCGCTGAACGCGGATCTGCACGGCCCG AATGTTTGCGACAAGATGTCCTGTCCTCAGTTTGTCAGCAACTTGGACGGCCTCAATGACGGACGACACTTCCCCAAGCATCTGCTCAAG gcGCTCTACAACTCCATCAAGACTCAGAAGCTGCAGTGGACCCT CGACGAGGAGGAACTGAGGAAGTCCTTCTCGGAGCTCGGGGACAGCCTGTGCGACTCGTCCAGATCGGCCAAGGGCGGCGGCggtgacgacgacgacgacgatgacgacgagaCGACGGCGGACGAAGCGGCGTCCCGCGGGCCGCCGCTGTACAAGAACGGCTTCCTGGTCCGCAAAGTGCACGCCGACTCGGACGGGAAGAGAA CACCGAGAGGCAAGCGAGGCTGGAAGACCTTCTACGCCATCTTGAAGGGGCTCATCCTCTACCTGCAGAAA GGCGAGTACCGCGCCGACAAGCCGCTGACGGACGACGACCTGAAGAACGCCGTGTCCATCCATCACTCGCTCGCCATCCAAGCGGCCGACTACAGCAAACGCGCCAACGTCTTCTACCTGCGCACTGCCGACTGGAGGCTCTTCTTATTCCAGGCGCC AAACGCCGAGCAGATGCACTCGTGGATCACCAGCATCAACACGGTGGCGGCCACCTTCTCGGCTCCGCCCCTCCCGCCCGCCGTGGGCTCCCAGAAGAAATTCAGCAGGCCGCCCTTGCCGGGCAACGTGTCCAAGCTCTCCCAG gAGGAGCAGCTGCGATCCCACGAGGCCCGTCTGCGGGCCGTGTCTTCGGAGCTGGCCGAGCTGCGGTCCTGCCCGCCCCAGGGTAAACTCAAAGCCACAGAGCTGGAGCGGGACCAGCATCTGCATTTTGAG AAAACGCGCTACGAGACGTACGTGGCCCTGCTGCGGGCCGAGACGGAGGCCGGGCCGGGGGCCGAGCCGGGCGGTGAGCCGGAGGACGAGGGCGCCTTCCAGAGGGCGCGCTCCAGCCCCAGCCTGCCAGACTGCGGCCAGGCCGGCGGGACTCGAGCGGGCGGCAAACCTCGGCAGGACGTCCAGAGGCACAGCTACAGGCAAGCCGTGAAGAAGTGA
- the LOC119137814 gene encoding PH and SEC7 domain-containing protein 1-like isoform X3, with amino-acid sequence MSQPGKVLHVYVEVRSTSDPSAGGKTFREGPPLDHLKLKDNTQDLLCQLASRSPTEHQTLAPKALHRCPSSHSGGSPLTSSSRASERWSLPCDTKPSTMSCSNSKEGRDGKRSVVSFSYVQKSKVKTISGPGNGQERAHQVHKRLCEPFWFGSPKLTFPPSGSRHAVDTTGKTLEDFGSPLLKLKAAHAPGRATWSRTCRSGRCRSLSRSPALIHQERWGGRPQSPGSDWRPLPSPSSSPRPADIAEGLNQLSDVPKRSAPRWIHPKESGPTCPQQSLEMNIPVHAAASDAGRPFRQPGRLPLPPRLHRPSHPPTELGSPLRDPGVSLAELRPPDSPTLHRRRTPQYTGADRRASGCQERGDRSELTRKAFARTEGTPAEKEPSGAPNPNPVPDGEQTGGGLPARASPTTPQKRAERRRRERLLLGPVVPDSPDEEREHPLAGSWPSSSGVTGSLGERECLSPESLQSGETRASTSGIQTDSATPVLSLHCQKMARAKWEFLFGPEEGAGSGPANFVDTSTAPPSGNSSESPTPTPPSSLPTLAASHHVRHVEVELVTPSPETGVIRRSLKYSETDLDAVPLRCYRETDIDELLTGGRDDRDSAFGSDRSLRGGSPGGSGPRPRKGKVEEAGSGEGERDEDQWEEVVSWASVRMRGDERKRRDAAWDQERGFPRMKKAAECFSDRHQAALKSPVRLRGPGRAAEDAFSRHFESVVESARAKGTSYRSLDDPDSDATRPPSSERLSGGSEDTPPGRRGYSRPPSPSHEFGRRLADQYLRLSDFSGLPLDGALRAFLKQVALLGGSPERERLLWHFSRRYSLCNQSHFPSEDAVLALTWALVALNADLHGPNVCDKMSCPQFVSNLDGLNDGRHFPKHLLKALYNSIKTQKLQWTLDEEELRKSFSELGDSLCDSSRSAKGGGGDDDDDDDDETTADEAASRGPPLYKNGFLVRKVHADSDGKRTPRGKRGWKTFYAILKGLILYLQKGEYRADKPLTDDDLKNAVSIHHSLAIQAADYSKRANVFYLRTADWRLFLFQAPNAEQMHSWITSINTVAATFSAPPLPPAVGSQKKFSRPPLPGNVSKLSQVGRRQHPAAPR; translated from the exons ATGTCTCAACCCGGGAAAGTCCTCCACGTCTATGTCGAAGTCAGGTCGACCTCCGATCCTAGTGCAGGCGGAAAGACCTTTAGAGAAGGCCCTCCTCTGGACCACTTGAAACTTAAGGACAACACTCAGGACCTCCTGTGCCAGCTTGCCAGCCGGAGCCCCACCGAGCATCAGACCCTTGCTCCTAAAGCGCTCCACCGGTGTCCTTCTTCACACTCTGGAGGATCTCCACTCACTTCATCTTCCCGGGCATCCGAGCGCTGGAGTCTACCATGTGACACGAAGCCCTCCACCATGTCCTGCTCCAACAGCAAAGAGGGGCGAGACGGGAAGCGCTCTGTGGTCTCCTTCAGTTACGTACAGAAGTCCAAGGTGAAGACCATAAGCGGTCCGGGCAACGGTCAGGAAAGAGCCCACCAGGTTCACAAAAGACTTTGCGAGCCTTTTTGGTTTGGCAGTCCCAAATTAACTTTCCCACCTTCAGGTTCCCGACACGCCGTGGACACAACCGGCAAGACTTTGGAGGACTTTGGATCTCCGTTGCTGAAGCTCAAAGCGGCTCACGCGCCGGGGCGCGCCACGTGGTCTCGGACCTGCCGTTCGGGCCGTTGTCGGTCCCTGTCCCGCTCTCCCGCGCTGATACACCAGgagaggtggggggggcggcCCCAGAGTCCAGGGTCAGACTGGCGCCCCCTGCCGTCTCCGAGCAGCTCCCCGAGACCGGCTGACATCGCGGAAGGCTTAAACCAGTTGAGTGACGTCCCGAAACGATCCGCCCCTCGCTGGATTCATCCCAAAGAATCCGGTCCCACTTGTCCACAGCAAAGCCTCGAGATGAATATCCCGGTCCACGCGGCAGCCTCGGACGCAGGACGACCCTTCCGCCAGCCGGGCCGGCTCCCCCTTCCCCCCCGCCTCCATCGCCCCTCTCACCCTCCTACCGAGCTGGGCTCTCCCCTCAGGGACCCCGGGGTGTCCCTGGCCGAGCTCCGACCGCCCGACAGCCCCACCCTGCATCGGCGCCGGACGCCCCAGTACACCGGCGCTGACCGGAGAGCCTCGGGGTGCCAAGAACGGGGAGATCGCTCGGAGTTGACTCGCAAAGCCTTTGCGAGGACGGAGGGGACGCCGGCGGAGAAGGAGCCGAGCGGCgctcctaaccctaacccggtCCCGGACGGCGAGCAGACTGGCGGCGGCCTGCCCGCACGGGCCAGCCCGACCACGCCACAGAAGCGAGCTGagcggaggaggagagagCGCCTCCTGCTGGGTCCCGTGGTCCCGGATTCTCCGGATGAGGAGCGTGAGCACCCTTTGGCGGGATCCTGGCCCAGCTCCAGCGGGGTGACGGGCAGCTTGGGAGAGCGGGAGTGCTTGTCACCCGAGTCCCTTCAGTCCGGCGAGACCAGAGCCTCCACCTCTGGCATACAG ACGGACAGCGCGACGCCCGTCCTGTCGCTACACTGTCAGAAGATGGCTCGGGCCAAGTGGGAGTTTCTCTTTGGACCCGAAGAAGGCGCCGGGAGCGGGCCCGCAA ACTTTGTGGACACCTCCACAGCACCCCCAAGCGGAAACTCCAGCGAGTCGCCCACCCCCACGCCGCCCTCCTCCCTGCCGACGCTCGCCGCCAGCCATCACGTTCGACACGTGGAGgtggagttggtgaccccgtCCCCCGAAACGGGCGTTATCCGCCGCAGCCTCAAGTACTCGGAGACGGACCTGGACGCCGTCCCGCTGCGCTGCTACCGAGAGACGGACATCGACGAGCTGCTGACGGGCGGGCGGGACGACCGCGACTCGGCCTTCGGGAGCGACAGAAGCCTCCGCGGGGGGAGTCCCGGGGGCTCGGGCCCAAGGCCTCGCAAGGGAAAAGTCGAGGAAGCTGGGAGCGGAGAAGGAGAGCGGGACGAGGACCAGTGGGAAGAGGTGGTGAGCTGGGCCAGCGTGAGAATGCGAGGAGACGAGAGGAAGCGGCGGGACGCGGCGTGGGATCAGGAACGAGGCTTCCCACGCATGAAAAA AGCGGCCGAGTGTTTCTCGGACCGGCACCAGGCGGCGCTCAAGTCGCCGGTCCGGCTACGGGGCCCCGGCCGCGCCGCCGAGGACGCCTTCAGCCGCCATTTTGAGAGCGTCGTGGAGTCGGCGCGCGCCAAGGGGACGTCCTACCGCAGCCTGGACGACCCCGACTCGGACGCCACGCGGCCTCCGTCCAGCGAGCGGCTGAGCGGCGGCTCGGAAGACACGCCCCCCGGGAGGCGGGGCTACTCCCGCCCGCCGTCTCCCAG CCACGAGTTTGGCCGCCGGCTGGCTGACCAATACCTACGCCTCTCTGACTTCTCGGGTCTCCCTCTGGACGGAGCGCtcag GGCGTTCCTGAAGCAGGTGGCGCTGTTGGGCGGCAGTCCAGAGCGGGAGCGGTTGCTCTGGCATTTCTCCCGCCGTTACTCGCTGTGCAACCAAAGCCATTTTCCCTCCGAGG ATGCCGTGCTGGCGCTGACGTGGGCGCTGGTGGCGCTGAACGCGGATCTGCACGGCCCG AATGTTTGCGACAAGATGTCCTGTCCTCAGTTTGTCAGCAACTTGGACGGCCTCAATGACGGACGACACTTCCCCAAGCATCTGCTCAAG gcGCTCTACAACTCCATCAAGACTCAGAAGCTGCAGTGGACCCT CGACGAGGAGGAACTGAGGAAGTCCTTCTCGGAGCTCGGGGACAGCCTGTGCGACTCGTCCAGATCGGCCAAGGGCGGCGGCggtgacgacgacgacgacgatgacgacgagaCGACGGCGGACGAAGCGGCGTCCCGCGGGCCGCCGCTGTACAAGAACGGCTTCCTGGTCCGCAAAGTGCACGCCGACTCGGACGGGAAGAGAA CACCGAGAGGCAAGCGAGGCTGGAAGACCTTCTACGCCATCTTGAAGGGGCTCATCCTCTACCTGCAGAAA GGCGAGTACCGCGCCGACAAGCCGCTGACGGACGACGACCTGAAGAACGCCGTGTCCATCCATCACTCGCTCGCCATCCAAGCGGCCGACTACAGCAAACGCGCCAACGTCTTCTACCTGCGCACTGCCGACTGGAGGCTCTTCTTATTCCAGGCGCC AAACGCCGAGCAGATGCACTCGTGGATCACCAGCATCAACACGGTGGCGGCCACCTTCTCGGCTCCGCCCCTCCCGCCCGCCGTGGGCTCCCAGAAGAAATTCAGCAGGCCGCCCTTGCCGGGCAACGTGTCCAAGCTCTCCCAGGTAGGCCGCCGGCAACACCCGGCGGCGCCACGCTAA
- the LOC119137814 gene encoding PH and SEC7 domain-containing protein 1-like isoform X1 yields MSQPGKVLHVYVEVRSTSDPSAGGKTFREGPPLDHLKLKDNTQDLLCQLASRSPTEHQTLAPKALHRCPSSHSGGSPLTSSSRASERWSLPCDTKPSTMSCSNSKEGRDGKRSVVSFSYVQKSKVKTISGPGNGQERAHQVHKRLCEPFWFGSPKLTFPPSGSRHAVDTTGKTLEDFGSPLLKLKAAHAPGRATWSRTCRSGRCRSLSRSPALIHQERWGGRPQSPGSDWRPLPSPSSSPRPADIAEGLNQLSDVPKRSAPRWIHPKESGPTCPQQSLEMNIPVHAAASDAGRPFRQPGRLPLPPRLHRPSHPPTELGSPLRDPGVSLAELRPPDSPTLHRRRTPQYTGADRRASGCQERGDRSELTRKAFARTEGTPAEKEPSGAPNPNPVPDGEQTGGGLPARASPTTPQKRAERRRRERLLLGPVVPDSPDEEREHPLAGSWPSSSGVTGSLGERECLSPESLQSGETRASTSGIQTDSATPVLSLHCQKMARAKWEFLFGPEEGAGSGPANFVDTSTAPPSGNSSESPTPTPPSSLPTLAASHHVRHVEVELVTPSPETGVIRRSLKYSETDLDAVPLRCYRETDIDELLTGGRDDRDSAFGSDRSLRGGSPGGSGPRPRKGKVEEAGSGEGERDEDQWEEVVSWASVRMRGDERKRRDAAWDQERGFPRMKKAAECFSDRHQAALKSPVRLRGPGRAAEDAFSRHFESVVESARAKGTSYRSLDDPDSDATRPPSSERLSGGSEDTPPGRRGYSRPPSPSHEFGRRLADQYLRLSDFSGLPLDGALRAFLKQVALLGGSPERERLLWHFSRRYSLCNQSHFPSEDAVLALTWALVALNADLHGPNVCDKMSCPQFVSNLDGLNDGRHFPKHLLKALYNSIKTQKLQWTLDEEELRKSFSELGDSLCDSSRSAKGGGGDDDDDDDDETTADEAASRGPPLYKNGFLVRKVHADSDGKRTPRGKRGWKTFYAILKGLILYLQKGEYRADKPLTDDDLKNAVSIHHSLAIQAADYSKRANVFYLRTADWRLFLFQAPNAEQMHSWITSINTVAATFSAPPLPPAVGSQKKFSRPPLPGNVSKLSQEEQLRSHEARLRAVSSELAELRSCPPQGKLKATELERDQHLHFEKTRYETYVALLRAETEAGPGAEPGGEPEDEGAFQRARSSPSLPDCGQAGGTRAGGKPRQDVQRHSYRQAVKK; encoded by the exons ATGTCTCAACCCGGGAAAGTCCTCCACGTCTATGTCGAAGTCAGGTCGACCTCCGATCCTAGTGCAGGCGGAAAGACCTTTAGAGAAGGCCCTCCTCTGGACCACTTGAAACTTAAGGACAACACTCAGGACCTCCTGTGCCAGCTTGCCAGCCGGAGCCCCACCGAGCATCAGACCCTTGCTCCTAAAGCGCTCCACCGGTGTCCTTCTTCACACTCTGGAGGATCTCCACTCACTTCATCTTCCCGGGCATCCGAGCGCTGGAGTCTACCATGTGACACGAAGCCCTCCACCATGTCCTGCTCCAACAGCAAAGAGGGGCGAGACGGGAAGCGCTCTGTGGTCTCCTTCAGTTACGTACAGAAGTCCAAGGTGAAGACCATAAGCGGTCCGGGCAACGGTCAGGAAAGAGCCCACCAGGTTCACAAAAGACTTTGCGAGCCTTTTTGGTTTGGCAGTCCCAAATTAACTTTCCCACCTTCAGGTTCCCGACACGCCGTGGACACAACCGGCAAGACTTTGGAGGACTTTGGATCTCCGTTGCTGAAGCTCAAAGCGGCTCACGCGCCGGGGCGCGCCACGTGGTCTCGGACCTGCCGTTCGGGCCGTTGTCGGTCCCTGTCCCGCTCTCCCGCGCTGATACACCAGgagaggtggggggggcggcCCCAGAGTCCAGGGTCAGACTGGCGCCCCCTGCCGTCTCCGAGCAGCTCCCCGAGACCGGCTGACATCGCGGAAGGCTTAAACCAGTTGAGTGACGTCCCGAAACGATCCGCCCCTCGCTGGATTCATCCCAAAGAATCCGGTCCCACTTGTCCACAGCAAAGCCTCGAGATGAATATCCCGGTCCACGCGGCAGCCTCGGACGCAGGACGACCCTTCCGCCAGCCGGGCCGGCTCCCCCTTCCCCCCCGCCTCCATCGCCCCTCTCACCCTCCTACCGAGCTGGGCTCTCCCCTCAGGGACCCCGGGGTGTCCCTGGCCGAGCTCCGACCGCCCGACAGCCCCACCCTGCATCGGCGCCGGACGCCCCAGTACACCGGCGCTGACCGGAGAGCCTCGGGGTGCCAAGAACGGGGAGATCGCTCGGAGTTGACTCGCAAAGCCTTTGCGAGGACGGAGGGGACGCCGGCGGAGAAGGAGCCGAGCGGCgctcctaaccctaacccggtCCCGGACGGCGAGCAGACTGGCGGCGGCCTGCCCGCACGGGCCAGCCCGACCACGCCACAGAAGCGAGCTGagcggaggaggagagagCGCCTCCTGCTGGGTCCCGTGGTCCCGGATTCTCCGGATGAGGAGCGTGAGCACCCTTTGGCGGGATCCTGGCCCAGCTCCAGCGGGGTGACGGGCAGCTTGGGAGAGCGGGAGTGCTTGTCACCCGAGTCCCTTCAGTCCGGCGAGACCAGAGCCTCCACCTCTGGCATACAG ACGGACAGCGCGACGCCCGTCCTGTCGCTACACTGTCAGAAGATGGCTCGGGCCAAGTGGGAGTTTCTCTTTGGACCCGAAGAAGGCGCCGGGAGCGGGCCCGCAA ACTTTGTGGACACCTCCACAGCACCCCCAAGCGGAAACTCCAGCGAGTCGCCCACCCCCACGCCGCCCTCCTCCCTGCCGACGCTCGCCGCCAGCCATCACGTTCGACACGTGGAGgtggagttggtgaccccgtCCCCCGAAACGGGCGTTATCCGCCGCAGCCTCAAGTACTCGGAGACGGACCTGGACGCCGTCCCGCTGCGCTGCTACCGAGAGACGGACATCGACGAGCTGCTGACGGGCGGGCGGGACGACCGCGACTCGGCCTTCGGGAGCGACAGAAGCCTCCGCGGGGGGAGTCCCGGGGGCTCGGGCCCAAGGCCTCGCAAGGGAAAAGTCGAGGAAGCTGGGAGCGGAGAAGGAGAGCGGGACGAGGACCAGTGGGAAGAGGTGGTGAGCTGGGCCAGCGTGAGAATGCGAGGAGACGAGAGGAAGCGGCGGGACGCGGCGTGGGATCAGGAACGAGGCTTCCCACGCATGAAAAA AGCGGCCGAGTGTTTCTCGGACCGGCACCAGGCGGCGCTCAAGTCGCCGGTCCGGCTACGGGGCCCCGGCCGCGCCGCCGAGGACGCCTTCAGCCGCCATTTTGAGAGCGTCGTGGAGTCGGCGCGCGCCAAGGGGACGTCCTACCGCAGCCTGGACGACCCCGACTCGGACGCCACGCGGCCTCCGTCCAGCGAGCGGCTGAGCGGCGGCTCGGAAGACACGCCCCCCGGGAGGCGGGGCTACTCCCGCCCGCCGTCTCCCAG CCACGAGTTTGGCCGCCGGCTGGCTGACCAATACCTACGCCTCTCTGACTTCTCGGGTCTCCCTCTGGACGGAGCGCtcag GGCGTTCCTGAAGCAGGTGGCGCTGTTGGGCGGCAGTCCAGAGCGGGAGCGGTTGCTCTGGCATTTCTCCCGCCGTTACTCGCTGTGCAACCAAAGCCATTTTCCCTCCGAGG ATGCCGTGCTGGCGCTGACGTGGGCGCTGGTGGCGCTGAACGCGGATCTGCACGGCCCG AATGTTTGCGACAAGATGTCCTGTCCTCAGTTTGTCAGCAACTTGGACGGCCTCAATGACGGACGACACTTCCCCAAGCATCTGCTCAAG gcGCTCTACAACTCCATCAAGACTCAGAAGCTGCAGTGGACCCT CGACGAGGAGGAACTGAGGAAGTCCTTCTCGGAGCTCGGGGACAGCCTGTGCGACTCGTCCAGATCGGCCAAGGGCGGCGGCggtgacgacgacgacgacgatgacgacgagaCGACGGCGGACGAAGCGGCGTCCCGCGGGCCGCCGCTGTACAAGAACGGCTTCCTGGTCCGCAAAGTGCACGCCGACTCGGACGGGAAGAGAA CACCGAGAGGCAAGCGAGGCTGGAAGACCTTCTACGCCATCTTGAAGGGGCTCATCCTCTACCTGCAGAAA GGCGAGTACCGCGCCGACAAGCCGCTGACGGACGACGACCTGAAGAACGCCGTGTCCATCCATCACTCGCTCGCCATCCAAGCGGCCGACTACAGCAAACGCGCCAACGTCTTCTACCTGCGCACTGCCGACTGGAGGCTCTTCTTATTCCAGGCGCC AAACGCCGAGCAGATGCACTCGTGGATCACCAGCATCAACACGGTGGCGGCCACCTTCTCGGCTCCGCCCCTCCCGCCCGCCGTGGGCTCCCAGAAGAAATTCAGCAGGCCGCCCTTGCCGGGCAACGTGTCCAAGCTCTCCCAG gAGGAGCAGCTGCGATCCCACGAGGCCCGTCTGCGGGCCGTGTCTTCGGAGCTGGCCGAGCTGCGGTCCTGCCCGCCCCAGGGTAAACTCAAAGCCACAGAGCTGGAGCGGGACCAGCATCTGCATTTTGAG AAAACGCGCTACGAGACGTACGTGGCCCTGCTGCGGGCCGAGACGGAGGCCGGGCCGGGGGCCGAGCCGGGCGGTGAGCCGGAGGACGAGGGCGCCTTCCAGAGGGCGCGCTCCAGCCCCAGCCTGCCAGACTGCGGCCAGGCCGGCGGGACTCGAGCGGGCGGCAAACCTCGGCAGGACGTCCAGAGGCACAGCTACAGGCAAGCCGTGAAGAAGTGA